Part of the Crossiella cryophila genome, ATCCGTCCACCCCGGCGGTGGCGGTCTCGGTGAAGTACAGGTCCAGGTCGAACTTGACCCCGCCGGTGTCCGGCAGGAACGGCTCGGTGGTCAGTCCGGGCAGCTGGAGTTCGAGGTCGTCGGCGCGCTGGTGGATCAGCATCACCTGGAACAGCGGGTGCCTGGACAGCGAACGCTCCGGCGCGACCCGCTCCACCACCCAGTCGAAGGGCACGTCGGCGTGCGCGAAGGCGTCCAGGTCCGCCGCGCGCACCCGGCCCAGCAGCTCGGTGAAGCTCGGGTCGCCGGACAGGTCGGTGCGCAGCACCAGGGTGTTGGCGAACAGCCCGACCAGGGACTCCAGGTCAGCGTCGGCCCGGCCGGTGATCGGCGAGCCCAGCGGGATGTCGGTGCCCGCGCCGAGTTTGCGCAGCAGCGCGGCCAGTGCGGCGTGCAGCACCATGAACACGCTGACGCCGTGGCTCGCCGACAGCGCGCGCATCCCGGCGAGCAGTTCCTGGGACAGGTGGAACCGCACCAGCCCGCCGCGGTGACTCGCCTCCGCTGGCCGCGGGCGGTCGGTGGGCAGGCTCAGTTCCGCCGGGGCGCCGGCCAGGGTGCGTGTCCAGTAGTCGAGCTGGCGACTGGCCACCGAGTCCGCCTCGGCGCGGGAACCGAGGATCTCCCGCTGCCACACCGCGAAGTCGGTGTACTGCACCGGCGGCTCCGGCCACACCGGCTCCCGGCCCGCCGCCCTCGCGGTGTAGGCCTCGCCGAGGGTGGCCAGCAGCGGCCCGAAGGACCACTCGTCCGCGGCGGTGTGGTGCAGCAGCAGCACGAACTCCCACTCCTGCTCGCCGGCCCTGGCCAGGCTCACCCGCACCGGCAGCTCGGTGTCCAGCCGGAAGGTGTGCGCTGCCGCCGTGCTCAGATCGTCCACAGTGGACACGACGAGCCGGGTCCGCGCCTCCGCGGGGGACAGGACCCGTTGCGCCGGAAGGCCGTCCGGGCCTTCGGTGAGCAGCGTGCGCAGGGCCTCGTGCCGGGCCACCGCGTCGCCGAAGGCGGCCCGCAGCGCGTCCAGGTCGACCGGTCCGCGCACCCGCACGCCCAGCGGCAGCCCGTAGGAGGTGGACGGGCCGCGCAGCTTCTCCTCGAACCACATCCCGGTCTGCGGGAAGGAGGCCGGGGCCGGATCGGGCCGGTGCACCCCGCGCACCGCGAGCCGGGTCGTGCTGGCCGCGGGCAGCCGGTCGGCCAGCTCGGCCACGGTGGGCGCGTCGAAGAGCGTGCGCAGGTCCAGCTCCACCGACAACAGGCCGCGCACCCGGCCGATCACCTTGGTGACCAGCAGCGAATGCCCGCCGAGGGCGAAGAAGTCGTCGTCGATGCCGATCTCGGGCAGGCCGAGCACCTCGGCGAACACCCCGCACAGCACGCGTTCCCGCTCGGTGCGCGGGCCACGGCCGGAGACCTGGGCGGCCAGGTCGGGTTCGGGCAGCGCGCGGCGGTCCAGCTTGCCGTTCACCGTCACCGGCAGCCGGTCCAGGGTGACGAACGCCGCGGGCACCATGTAGTCCGGCACCCGCTCGGCCACCGCGGCCCGCAGCCCGGCGAGGTCGACCTCGCCCACCGGCACGAAATAGGCCACCGGCAGGCCGTGCCGCACCACGACCGCGCACTGCGCGACCTCGGGCTGGACGGCCAGCGCGGCCTCGATCTCACCCAGCTCCACCCGGAACCCGCGGATCTTGACCTGCTCGTCCACCCGGCCCAGGCAGTCCAGCGAGCCGTCGGCCAGCCGGCGGGCCAGGTCCCCGGTGCGGTACATCCGGCTGCCCGCCGGGCCGTAGGGGTTGGCGGTGAAGCGTTCCGCGGACAGCCCCGGCCGACCGGCGTAGCCGCGGGCGAGCTGGGCGCCCGCCAGGTACAGCTCGCCGGTGACGCCGAAGGGCACCGGGCGCAGCCGGTCGTCCAGCACGTAGGCCTGGGTGTTGTGGAACGGCCTGCCGATCACCGGCGCGCCGGTCACCTCGGCCGCGGTCGCCCAGATGGTGGCCTCGGTCGGCCCGTACACGTTGATCACCTTGGCCGCCGCCGCGCGCAGCTCGGCCGCGGTGGCCGGGGGCAGTGCCTCGCCGCCGACCAGCACCCGCAGTTCACGCAGGAAACCCGGTTCCTGGCCGAGGATCGCGCCGAAGAGCGAGGGCGTGGCCTGGATGACGGTGGCCCCTGACTCGGTGGCCAGCCGGGCCAGCCGGGCCGGATCGCGCACGGTGTCCTTGGTGGCCAGCACCACCTGGGCGCCGGAGACCAGCGGCAGGTAGATCTCCAGCGCGGCGATGTCGAAGGCGATGGTGGTCACCGCGAGCAGCCGGTCCGACCCGGACAGCGGGCTCAGTTCGTCCATTGTGGACAGGAAGTTGGCCAGCGCCGAGTGCGGGATGCCCACGCCCTTGGGGCGGCCGGTGGAGCCGGAGGTGTAGATGGTGTAGGCGAGCTGACCCGGCAGCAGCCGTCCGGTCGGCTCCGCGCCGAAGGCGTCCCAGCCCGGCTGGTCCAGCACCAGCCGGTCCGGACCCGGCGCCAGCTCGGCCAGCGCGGCCGTGGTGAGCACGCAGGCCGCGCCCGCGTCGGTGATCATGTACGCCAGCCGGTCGGCCGGGTGGTCGGCGTCCAGCGGCAGGTAGGCCGCGCCGGACTTGAGCACCCCGAGCAGCGCCACCACCAGGTCGGGCGTGCGCGGCAGCAGTAACGCCACCACCGACTCCGCGCCGATCCCCTTGGCGCACAAGGCCGCCGCCAGCCGCTCGGACCGGTGGTCCAGCTCGGCGTAGCTCAGCGTGGACCCGTCCTCGCCACGCACCGCCACCGCGTCCGGGGTGCGCCGGGCCTGCTCCTCGAACCGGTCCACCACCGTGGCCTGCGGAGTCGCCCGCTCGGTGTCGTTCCACTCGGCGAGCTGATCGAGCAGTTCCTCGTTGGGCAGCAACGGCAGCGCGCTGATCGGAGTGTCCGGAGTGGACAGTGCGGCGCCGAGCAGGTGCTCAAGGTGCTCGAGCAGCCGGGTGATCCGGTCCGCCTCGAACAGGTCCAGCCGGTAGGTGGCCTCCACCAGCAGCCCGTCCGGCCGCAGGAACGCCTCCAGCCACAGGTCGAACTGAGCCCCGTCGTTGCGGATGTGCTCCCAGTCGGTCCGGATGCCGGGCAGGTCCAGGCCGCCGATGCGCTGGGCCAAGAACAGCAGCATCACGTCGAAGAGCGGGTTGTGCCCGCGCCGTCGCTCCGGCCGGAGGTCGTCGATGAGCTTGTCGAAGGGCAGGCCCTGGTGCGCGAAGCCATCGGTGGCGGTGCGCCGCACCTGCCCGAGCAGCTCGCGGAAGGTCGGATCGCCGGAGACGTCCGTGCGCAGCACCAGGGTGTTGCCGAAGTTGCCGACCAGGTTCTGTGCCTGCGCGTGTCCACGGTCCATCACCGCGGAGCCGAGCGGGATGTCGCTCGCGCCGGTGTAGCGCCGCAACAGCACCGAACACGCGGCCACCATGATCATGAACGGGGTGACGTTCTCGCTCGCCGCGACCGCCCGCAGGCCGTGCGCGATCGCCGGGTCGAACCACTTCGCGACCAGCCCACCGCGTTCGGAGCCGCCCTTGCCGCGCGGCTGATCCGTAGGCAGGTCAAGGGGTTCCGGGACGGGGGTGAGCTGCTCACGCCAGTACGCCAGGTCGGTGGCGGTGCTCTCGGCAGGCCAGCGGGCCTGTTCCCAGGCCGCGTAGTCGGCGAACTGCACCTCCATCGAGGGCAGTCCGCTGGGCTCGCCGGTGGCCTCGGCCCGGTACAGCGCGGACAGCTCGTGCGAGAGCACGCCCCAGGTGCCGCCGTCCCAGGCGATGTGGTGCACCACCAGGATGAGCGCGAGTTCCCGCTCGGCGAAGCGGAGCAGGGCCAGCCGGATCGACTCCTCCGCGGACAGGTCGTAGGGCACCGCGGCCAGCCGCTCGGCCGCCTGGCGCCCGGTGGCCGCCCATTCGGACTCGGGCAGCGATGTGTGTTCGCTCACGGGCAACCCGACCCGGTAGTCCGCGGTGACCACCTGGTGCGCCGACCCGTCCGGCTCGGCCAGGTAGCGGGTGCGCAGGATCTCGTGCCGGTCGATGAGGGACTGCAGCGCGCGGTGCAGCGCCGGCACGTCCACCGGGCCGGACAGCGTGATCAGCAACGGCACGTTGTAGGTCGTGGACTGGGGGAATGTCCGCTGGTGCACCCACATGCTCTGCTGGGCGAAGGACAGCGGGGTGCGCTGCGAGCGGTCCCGGGGGACGACGCGTTCCGGCGACGAGTCCTCGGCGATGCCCGCTTTGGCCATGAGCTTGCGCATCAACGCACGCCGCTTGGCTGCGGCGTCGTTCCGCGCGCCCGGTTCGTCAGTCATCAGTCGTCGTCCTCGGAGAGCGCGGAGCAGGGGCTATGAGGTAAACCTTGCTTAGGTTAGCCTCACTTTTGCAAGAGGCCAGTGTGCCATGCAGCCTGGATCACAAGGGAGCACAAGCCCGTGTCGAGCAGCCCGACCGCCGATGACCTGCGCCGTGAAGTGGCACAACTGGTGGACCGCACGCCGGAGGAACTCCTGGACGCGGACAACCTCATCGAGCTGGGACTGGACTCGATCCGGCTGATGCGGCTGGCCGGGCAGTGGCGCAAGCGCGGTATCGAGGTGACCTTCGCCGAACTGGCCGAGCGGCCCAGCCTCGGCGAGTGGTTCGAACTGCTCACCGGACGCCTCACCCCCGCACCCGCCCCGGCGGCGCCCGCCGCGCCGGTCGAGCGCTTCGACAGCGCCGCCGAGTTCCCCCT contains:
- a CDS encoding non-ribosomal peptide synthetase is translated as MTDEPGARNDAAAKRRALMRKLMAKAGIAEDSSPERVVPRDRSQRTPLSFAQQSMWVHQRTFPQSTTYNVPLLITLSGPVDVPALHRALQSLIDRHEILRTRYLAEPDGSAHQVVTADYRVGLPVSEHTSLPESEWAATGRQAAERLAAVPYDLSAEESIRLALLRFAERELALILVVHHIAWDGGTWGVLSHELSALYRAEATGEPSGLPSMEVQFADYAAWEQARWPAESTATDLAYWREQLTPVPEPLDLPTDQPRGKGGSERGGLVAKWFDPAIAHGLRAVAASENVTPFMIMVAACSVLLRRYTGASDIPLGSAVMDRGHAQAQNLVGNFGNTLVLRTDVSGDPTFRELLGQVRRTATDGFAHQGLPFDKLIDDLRPERRRGHNPLFDVMLLFLAQRIGGLDLPGIRTDWEHIRNDGAQFDLWLEAFLRPDGLLVEATYRLDLFEADRITRLLEHLEHLLGAALSTPDTPISALPLLPNEELLDQLAEWNDTERATPQATVVDRFEEQARRTPDAVAVRGEDGSTLSYAELDHRSERLAAALCAKGIGAESVVALLLPRTPDLVVALLGVLKSGAAYLPLDADHPADRLAYMITDAGAACVLTTAALAELAPGPDRLVLDQPGWDAFGAEPTGRLLPGQLAYTIYTSGSTGRPKGVGIPHSALANFLSTMDELSPLSGSDRLLAVTTIAFDIAALEIYLPLVSGAQVVLATKDTVRDPARLARLATESGATVIQATPSLFGAILGQEPGFLRELRVLVGGEALPPATAAELRAAAAKVINVYGPTEATIWATAAEVTGAPVIGRPFHNTQAYVLDDRLRPVPFGVTGELYLAGAQLARGYAGRPGLSAERFTANPYGPAGSRMYRTGDLARRLADGSLDCLGRVDEQVKIRGFRVELGEIEAALAVQPEVAQCAVVVRHGLPVAYFVPVGEVDLAGLRAAVAERVPDYMVPAAFVTLDRLPVTVNGKLDRRALPEPDLAAQVSGRGPRTERERVLCGVFAEVLGLPEIGIDDDFFALGGHSLLVTKVIGRVRGLLSVELDLRTLFDAPTVAELADRLPAASTTRLAVRGVHRPDPAPASFPQTGMWFEEKLRGPSTSYGLPLGVRVRGPVDLDALRAAFGDAVARHEALRTLLTEGPDGLPAQRVLSPAEARTRLVVSTVDDLSTAAAHTFRLDTELPVRVSLARAGEQEWEFVLLLHHTAADEWSFGPLLATLGEAYTARAAGREPVWPEPPVQYTDFAVWQREILGSRAEADSVASRQLDYWTRTLAGAPAELSLPTDRPRPAEASHRGGLVRFHLSQELLAGMRALSASHGVSVFMVLHAALAALLRKLGAGTDIPLGSPITGRADADLESLVGLFANTLVLRTDLSGDPSFTELLGRVRAADLDAFAHADVPFDWVVERVAPERSLSRHPLFQVMLIHQRADDLELQLPGLTTEPFLPDTGGVKFDLDLYFTETATAGVDGFAVYAKDLFDQDTVRGLIDRLELLLRTALAEPDRPLSTVDIMSAAELTAVTTGANNTAVDRTAPTPAALFAAQVARTPEATAVLAGTETLSYAELDRRAEALADALAAQGAGPEQVVALALPRTAELVVALLAIVKTGAAYLPVDLGYPRDRIELMLADARPAITVCRPEFATEFGLTGTCSPDATGPARAAVAIQDGHPAYLVFTSGSTGRPKAVTGTQSALANRLDWGRELAGGVRIAKSSLSFIDGSTELLGGLVAGDTVVLADDAAVSDPAALVDLIDRHAVDLVTVVPSLLTALLRTAPADSLGSVRTWITSGEALSAELAEQASTRWPRAKLVNLYGCSEAAGDSLAQVGSLGAGPVPIGLPVANTQAYVLDEALRPVPPGVAGELYLAGHGLARGYLGQPGRTAERFLANPYGPAGSRLYRTGDRARRRQDGVLDFLGRADSQVKIRGFRIEPGEVEAALTAEPEVDKAVVIARPGPGGALRLIGYLIPAPGARPDLTALRERLAARLPDYLVPALLVELAEFPKNPNGKLDRTKLPDPAPVTATSTEPATETETTLARLFAEQLGLDQVGVHDSFFTLGGDSISAALLVAKAKEAGLALSVREVFKHRTVAALARQCAPAAIIPGPVTPPPLLHWLRQSDLGVNGLLVRTTRAIEATEEALRAAAATVLARHESLHLVVDPSNKRLWRAEIQPGEQDLTEIDITRGATLRLERTPDGVTLTGHGLAVDQPSLELIADEITAVLAGQTLAPAPTSFRAWTEHLAAQANEVATALPEWTAALQETADPIPAGARTPGSGGRVSQTVRADPAAVDAAFVEALRTWSGGTGSRLRIDHEVDPRTSAKSPAGDLSGTVGPLSHRHPFAFTAAPAPRAETELELRYWADRGHEFGLLRHASRAGAKALRDHRDAAVLLRAGAPDPLLPAGRTIVATRQVRADGVLLDLQFSPDLDPAAASALLGLWTAAVTAPAESEPKS